The following proteins are co-located in the Elusimicrobiota bacterium genome:
- the ettA gene encoding energy-dependent translational throttle protein EttA: protein MATTIDSKQIIYSMVEVSRIHPPKKQVLKDISLSFYYGAKIGVLGDNGSGKSTLLRIMAGEDPDYVGKITISKGYTVGLLEQEPRLDSSKTVKELVEEGVSEIKQLLKDYDDISEKLCGELPPEEMEKLMNKQGALQEKIEAVGAWELDNRLELAMDALRCPPPDQLAAQLSGGERRRVALCRLLLREPDILLLDEPTNHLDAESVEWLEEHLRQYKGTIIAVTHDRYFLDNVAGWILELDRGEGIPWKGNYASWLEQKQERLARETKAESKYQKTLAQELAWVRMGAKGRQAKSKARLKAYEEMLEQGSEKRAEDLEIYIPPGPRLGEVVIEAQGVSKAYGEKLLFENLSFKLPPNAVVGVIGPNGAGKTTLFRLVTGQEKPDNGSFKIGETVKLAYVDQSRESLKPDQNVWEAITDGLDTVALGKKEVNSRHYVSRFNFSGSDQQKLVGSLSGGERNRVHMARMLKAGGNVLLLDEPTNDLDVHTLRALEEALTNFAGCCVVISHDRWFLDRIATHILAFEGDSQVKFFEGNYSDYEEDRKRRLGPIQPKRIHYKKLTRS from the coding sequence ATGGCCACCACCATCGACAGCAAGCAAATCATATATTCCATGGTTGAGGTGAGCCGCATCCATCCTCCCAAGAAACAAGTCTTGAAGGACATCTCGCTTTCCTTCTACTACGGCGCCAAGATTGGAGTCCTCGGCGACAACGGCAGCGGGAAAAGCACGCTTTTGCGCATCATGGCCGGCGAAGACCCCGACTACGTGGGAAAGATCACCATCTCCAAGGGCTACACCGTCGGCCTTTTGGAGCAGGAACCTCGCCTGGATTCTAGTAAAACCGTCAAGGAGCTGGTCGAGGAGGGCGTCTCCGAGATCAAGCAGCTCTTGAAGGACTATGATGACATCAGCGAAAAGCTTTGCGGAGAGCTCCCTCCCGAGGAAATGGAGAAGCTCATGAACAAGCAAGGGGCCCTCCAGGAGAAGATCGAGGCCGTGGGCGCCTGGGAGCTCGACAACCGCCTCGAGCTGGCCATGGATGCCCTGCGCTGCCCGCCGCCCGACCAGCTCGCAGCCCAGCTCTCGGGAGGCGAACGCCGCCGCGTAGCCCTGTGCCGTCTCCTCCTGCGAGAGCCGGACATTCTTCTCCTAGACGAGCCCACCAACCACCTGGACGCCGAGTCCGTAGAATGGCTCGAGGAACACCTGCGCCAGTACAAGGGCACCATCATCGCCGTGACCCATGACCGCTACTTCCTCGACAACGTGGCGGGCTGGATCCTTGAGCTTGACCGCGGGGAGGGCATCCCCTGGAAGGGCAACTACGCTTCCTGGCTCGAGCAGAAGCAGGAGCGCCTGGCCCGGGAGACCAAGGCCGAGTCCAAATACCAGAAAACCTTGGCCCAGGAACTCGCCTGGGTGCGCATGGGAGCCAAGGGCCGGCAGGCCAAGAGCAAGGCCAGGCTCAAGGCCTACGAGGAAATGCTGGAACAAGGCTCCGAGAAACGCGCAGAGGACCTCGAGATCTACATCCCCCCGGGCCCGCGCCTGGGAGAAGTAGTCATCGAGGCTCAGGGAGTCTCCAAGGCCTACGGCGAGAAGCTCCTCTTTGAAAACCTTTCGTTCAAACTTCCGCCTAACGCCGTCGTGGGCGTAATCGGGCCCAACGGAGCGGGAAAAACCACCTTATTCAGGCTCGTCACCGGCCAGGAGAAGCCCGACAACGGCTCCTTCAAGATCGGGGAAACCGTAAAGCTCGCCTACGTGGACCAAAGCCGCGAGAGCTTAAAGCCCGACCAGAACGTCTGGGAAGCCATCACCGATGGGCTCGACACCGTCGCCTTGGGCAAAAAAGAGGTCAACTCCAGGCATTACGTCTCGCGCTTCAATTTCTCGGGCTCCGACCAGCAGAAGCTGGTGGGCTCGCTTTCCGGCGGGGAGCGCAACCGCGTTCACATGGCCCGGATGCTCAAGGCCGGCGGCAACGTCCTCCTCCTCGACGAGCCCACCAACGACCTCGACGTCCACACCTTGCGCGCCCTCGAGGAGGCCCTGACCAACTTCGCTGGCTGCTGTGTCGTCATCAGCCACGACCGCTGGTTCTTGGATCGCATCGCCACCCATATCCTCGCCTTCGAGGGCGACAGCCAGGTCAAGTTCTTCGAGGGCAACTACTCCGACTACGAGGAAGACCGCAAGCGCCGCCTGGGCCCCATCCAGCCCAAGCGCATCCATTACAAAAAGCTCACCCGGAGTTGA
- a CDS encoding CoA-transferase subunit beta encodes MAVQAAREIKDGDVVFVGIGLPNLACNLARATHAPNMTLIYESGAVGAVPERVPPSIGDPALVTGSLMVCSMSDVFQCFLQNGKIQVGFLGGAQVDRWGNINTTAIGPYSAPTVRLPGSGGASEIALHARRVLIVSKLDKRAFPEKVDFITSSGKRVKKVITNMAILEPDENTGELLLTALYPGISFAQVQENVGWKLSAQPSLGKIDLPTPQELSLLREKLDPQRLHIK; translated from the coding sequence ATGGCCGTGCAGGCGGCTCGCGAAATCAAGGACGGCGACGTGGTCTTTGTCGGCATCGGCCTTCCCAATCTCGCCTGCAATTTAGCCCGCGCCACCCACGCCCCCAACATGACCCTCATCTACGAGTCGGGGGCCGTGGGGGCGGTTCCGGAGCGCGTCCCCCCCTCCATCGGGGACCCCGCCTTGGTCACTGGCTCGCTCATGGTTTGCAGCATGTCCGATGTGTTCCAATGCTTCCTGCAGAACGGCAAGATCCAGGTGGGATTTCTGGGCGGGGCCCAGGTGGATCGCTGGGGAAACATCAACACGACGGCCATCGGACCTTACAGCGCTCCCACAGTGCGCCTGCCCGGCTCGGGAGGGGCCTCTGAGATCGCCCTCCACGCCCGGCGCGTGCTCATAGTGTCCAAGCTCGACAAGCGCGCTTTCCCTGAGAAGGTGGACTTCATCACGAGCTCCGGCAAGCGCGTGAAGAAGGTCATCACCAACATGGCCATTCTCGAGCCGGACGAAAATACCGGGGAACTCCTCCTCACAGCACTTTATCCCGGAATTTCATTCGCGCAAGTCCAGGAAAATGTTGGCTGGAAACTCTCCGCGCAGCCCTCCCTGGGCAAGATCGATCTTCCGACCCCGCAAGAGCTCTCACTACTGCGGGAGAAACTAGACCCCCAACGCCTGCACATCAAATAA
- a CDS encoding CoA transferase subunit A codes for MHGLNSKLATMKEAVQSLVKDGDTVLIEGFTHLICFAAGHEIIRQGRKNLTLCRLTPDLIYDQMIAAGCARKLVFSWAGNPGVGSLHAFRRAVEARPPKLEIEEYSHFGMVARLSAGAANLPFWPLRNYEGTDIPKANPLIKGVDCPYTGERLAAVPALRPDVCVVHAQRADKNGNTQIWGLMGVQKEAAFASKRVIVAVEEIVPESVIRSDPNRTLIPGLQVDAVVREPWGAHPSYAQGYYDRDNDFYAQWDKIAREESSLKRYLDEFVYDVKDRAEYMRNHPGLAERLKAKEMVCGGVNYGY; via the coding sequence ATGCACGGTCTTAATTCCAAACTCGCCACGATGAAGGAGGCTGTCCAATCCTTGGTCAAGGATGGGGACACGGTTCTCATAGAGGGATTCACCCACCTTATCTGCTTTGCCGCTGGCCACGAGATCATCCGCCAGGGCCGCAAGAATTTAACCCTCTGCCGCTTGACCCCCGACCTCATCTACGACCAGATGATCGCGGCGGGCTGCGCCAGGAAACTCGTGTTCTCCTGGGCCGGAAACCCCGGGGTCGGTTCGCTCCACGCCTTCCGGCGCGCAGTCGAGGCCCGGCCCCCCAAGCTTGAGATCGAGGAGTATTCCCATTTCGGCATGGTGGCCCGGCTCTCGGCCGGAGCCGCGAACCTCCCCTTTTGGCCCTTGCGCAATTACGAAGGGACCGACATTCCGAAGGCCAACCCCCTCATCAAGGGCGTGGACTGCCCCTACACGGGGGAGCGCCTGGCGGCGGTCCCCGCCCTGCGCCCCGACGTCTGCGTCGTCCATGCCCAGCGCGCCGACAAGAACGGCAATACCCAAATCTGGGGCCTCATGGGCGTGCAGAAGGAGGCGGCCTTCGCCTCCAAGCGCGTCATCGTGGCGGTCGAGGAGATCGTCCCCGAGTCCGTGATCCGCTCCGACCCCAACCGGACCCTGATCCCCGGCCTGCAGGTGGACGCGGTGGTGCGCGAGCCCTGGGGGGCGCATCCCTCCTACGCCCAGGGCTATTACGACCGAGACAACGACTTCTACGCCCAATGGGACAAGATCGCCCGGGAAGAATCCTCCCTTAAACGCTACTTGGACGAGTTCGTCTACGATGTAAAGGACCGCGCCGAATATATGAGAAACCACCCCGGCCTGGCTGAGAGACTTAAGGCCAAGGAAATGGTTTGCGGCGGCGTGAATTATGGCTACTGA
- a CDS encoding LemA family protein gives MALVLFLVFVMLAGVALSYFMTIYNGLVALKNNILKAWANIDVLLKQRHDELPKLIKTCEGYMNHERAVFDKVLQAREALMRASGPGQKGQAEGELQGAIRQLFALAENYPDLKAQASFQQLQARITSLESEIADRREFYNDSVNVYNIRILSFPDMFFARSMGFSAQEMFKVAEAERQDVSIEFKAS, from the coding sequence ATGGCGCTGGTTCTGTTCTTGGTTTTCGTGATGCTCGCGGGAGTCGCGCTCAGTTACTTTATGACCATTTACAACGGCCTCGTCGCCCTCAAGAACAACATCTTGAAGGCCTGGGCCAATATAGATGTCCTCCTAAAGCAAAGGCACGACGAGCTTCCCAAGCTCATCAAGACCTGCGAGGGCTACATGAACCACGAGCGCGCGGTCTTCGACAAGGTCCTTCAGGCCCGGGAGGCCCTCATGCGCGCCTCGGGGCCGGGACAGAAGGGCCAGGCCGAGGGCGAACTCCAGGGGGCGATTCGCCAGCTCTTCGCCTTGGCCGAGAATTACCCCGACCTCAAGGCCCAGGCCTCCTTCCAGCAGCTCCAGGCTCGGATCACGAGCCTGGAGTCCGAGATCGCCGACCGGCGGGAATTCTACAACGATTCAGTGAACGTCTACAACATCCGCATCCTAAGCTTTCCGGACATGTTCTTCGCTAGAAGCATGGGATTTTCCGCTCAGGAGATGTTCAAGGTCGCGGAGGCCGAGCGCCAGGATGTCAGCATCGAGTTTAAGGCCTCCTGA
- a CDS encoding peptidylprolyl isomerase: protein MNPQKANEKAPAKFNAQFSTSKGDFTVEVHREWSPLGADRFYNLVKAGYYDDCAFFRAIKGFMVQFGINGSPAVNAQWSKARIPDDEPIGAQSNARGFLSFAMAGPNTRTTQLFINYADNSNLDGMGFTPFGKVTGGMDVVDKLYQGYGEGAPHGMGPEQGRIQSEGNSYLKGEFPKLDYIKAAKIKG, encoded by the coding sequence ATGAACCCGCAAAAAGCCAACGAGAAGGCCCCCGCCAAATTCAATGCCCAGTTCTCCACCAGCAAAGGGGACTTCACCGTTGAAGTCCACCGCGAGTGGTCTCCTCTCGGAGCAGACCGCTTCTACAATCTGGTCAAGGCCGGCTACTACGATGACTGCGCCTTCTTCAGGGCCATCAAGGGCTTCATGGTCCAGTTCGGGATCAACGGCTCGCCCGCGGTCAACGCCCAGTGGAGCAAGGCCCGCATCCCGGATGACGAACCCATCGGGGCTCAGTCCAACGCCCGGGGCTTTCTAAGCTTCGCCATGGCGGGGCCCAACACCCGGACCACCCAGCTTTTCATCAACTACGCGGATAACTCCAACCTCGACGGAATGGGATTCACCCCCTTCGGGAAGGTCACCGGGGGGATGGACGTCGTGGACAAGCTCTACCAGGGCTACGGAGAGGGCGCCCCGCACGGCATGGGCCCGGAGCAGGGACGAATCCAAAGCGAGGGCAACTCCTATCTTAAGGGCGAGTTTCCCAAGCTCGACTACATCAAGGCCGCCAAAATCAAAGGCTAG
- a CDS encoding acetyl ornithine aminotransferase family protein, which yields MSQDYPRILVSPPGPRARRIIALDKEWASPSYIKEYPLVMAGGQGAMAEDMDGNRYIDFMAGIAVSSTGYNHPKVVQAVQEAAGKFFHICGTDFYYEGMARLCEKLAKLAPGKGKKRVFLTNSGTEAVEGAVKLARYHTGRSHLIAFDGAFHGRSYAAVTLTASKSKYKTGFGPLLPEVTHLPYDNPYRGVEGLEAAKRFFESKVSPREVAAVFIEPIQGEGGYVMPRPEFLRAWRKICDDNGILLVFDEIQSGVGRTGEMWAADYFGVEPDVLLTAKGLGSGMPIGAIVAKEKVMTWPQGSHGTTFGGNPVCCAAALATLDLVEGGLRENAAKMGERLLSGLRRLQKKHAAIGDVRGVGLMIGVEFVKNRSTREPDPGLVGKLERLAFKKGLLLLSCGKSVIRVAPPLVLNSYDVDTGLAILDDCLTNLS from the coding sequence ATTTCCCAGGATTACCCCCGCATCCTCGTCTCCCCTCCCGGCCCGCGGGCCAGGAGAATCATCGCCCTTGACAAGGAATGGGCCTCCCCTTCCTATATTAAGGAATACCCCCTGGTCATGGCCGGGGGCCAAGGCGCCATGGCCGAGGACATGGACGGCAACCGCTACATAGACTTCATGGCCGGCATCGCGGTCTCCTCCACCGGCTACAACCATCCCAAAGTGGTCCAAGCCGTGCAGGAGGCCGCCGGAAAGTTCTTCCACATCTGCGGCACGGACTTCTATTACGAGGGCATGGCCCGGCTCTGCGAGAAGCTGGCGAAGCTCGCCCCGGGGAAGGGCAAGAAGAGGGTTTTTCTCACCAACTCCGGCACCGAGGCCGTGGAAGGGGCGGTCAAGCTCGCGCGCTACCACACCGGACGCTCGCACCTCATCGCCTTCGACGGCGCCTTTCACGGGCGCTCCTACGCGGCCGTAACCTTGACCGCGAGCAAGTCCAAATACAAGACGGGCTTCGGGCCGCTTCTTCCCGAGGTCACTCACCTGCCCTACGACAACCCCTACCGGGGGGTCGAGGGCCTCGAGGCCGCCAAGCGCTTCTTCGAGAGCAAGGTTTCCCCCCGGGAGGTCGCCGCGGTGTTCATCGAGCCCATCCAAGGAGAAGGAGGCTACGTGATGCCCAGGCCGGAGTTCCTGAGGGCATGGCGCAAGATTTGCGACGACAACGGCATCCTTCTCGTCTTCGACGAGATCCAATCCGGGGTGGGCCGGACAGGGGAAATGTGGGCGGCCGACTATTTCGGGGTGGAGCCCGACGTTCTCCTAACGGCCAAGGGGCTGGGCTCGGGCATGCCCATCGGCGCCATCGTGGCCAAGGAAAAAGTCATGACCTGGCCCCAGGGCTCTCACGGCACGACCTTCGGCGGCAATCCCGTCTGCTGCGCCGCGGCTTTGGCCACCTTGGACCTGGTCGAGGGCGGGCTTCGGGAAAACGCGGCCAAAATGGGGGAGCGGCTCCTCTCGGGACTGCGCCGGTTGCAAAAGAAACACGCCGCCATCGGCGACGTGCGCGGGGTGGGCCTCATGATCGGAGTGGAGTTCGTCAAGAACAGGAGTACCCGCGAGCCCGATCCCGGGCTCGTGGGAAAGCTCGAGCGATTGGCCTTCAAGAAGGGCCTCCTGTTGCTTTCTTGCGGCAAGTCCGTGATCCGAGTGGCCCCTCCTCTCGTCCTCAACTCCTACGACGTGGACACGGGGCTTGCGATTTTAGACGACTGCTTGACCAATCTTTCCTGA
- a CDS encoding aldehyde dehydrogenase family protein produces MTTAAPFKITYTSANADMGEFHRLFDEALARVRAKAGKEHPLYIAGKPVNSSLEPITDLSPIDTALVLGKFASAAPEQVDLAAKTAWCAQKAWQKVAWPERLKILRRAAGLIRERKYDIAAVMSLEVGKSRMEAMGDAEESADLIDYYCAQMEENKGFVRPLGKLLPNERTASVLRPYGVFACIAPFNFPMALSTGMSSAALIAGNTVVYKPAQDTPWTGLMLYECYRDAGVPGGAFNFITGKGSIVGDAFWNHPNVHGIVFTGSKEVGLRMVKEFNTQWVKPTLMELGGKNPAIVMDSADLDMAAEGIMKSAFSLQGQKCSACSRVYVHEKVAKAFLEKLLEKTSAIKKGDPTQRDVFFGPVINAKAVKTFEGACASALQGGRILVGGRRLSGGSFDKGYFVEPTIAELPLGHELFFRELFVPFLSVGVVSGLDQAITESNKAEYGLTAGIFTKNPEEIEKFFDEIESGVCYANRRTGATTGAWPGVQAFCGWKGSGSTGKGGCGPYYVQQFMREQSRTVME; encoded by the coding sequence ATGACCACCGCGGCACCCTTCAAGATCACCTACACCTCGGCCAACGCCGACATGGGAGAGTTCCACCGGCTGTTCGATGAAGCCTTGGCCCGCGTCCGGGCCAAGGCCGGGAAAGAGCACCCGCTCTACATAGCCGGCAAGCCGGTGAATTCCTCCTTGGAACCCATCACCGACCTCTCACCCATTGACACCGCCCTTGTCTTGGGAAAATTCGCCTCCGCCGCCCCCGAACAAGTGGACCTCGCGGCCAAGACCGCCTGGTGCGCGCAAAAGGCCTGGCAAAAGGTCGCCTGGCCCGAGCGCCTGAAAATCCTGCGCCGCGCGGCCGGCCTCATCCGCGAGCGCAAATACGACATCGCCGCGGTCATGAGCCTCGAGGTCGGCAAAAGCCGGATGGAGGCCATGGGAGACGCTGAGGAATCCGCCGACCTCATAGATTATTACTGCGCGCAGATGGAGGAAAACAAGGGCTTTGTCCGCCCCCTGGGCAAGCTCCTCCCGAACGAAAGGACGGCCTCCGTCCTGCGCCCATACGGCGTATTCGCCTGCATCGCCCCCTTCAATTTCCCCATGGCCCTGTCCACGGGGATGTCCTCGGCCGCCCTCATCGCCGGCAACACCGTCGTCTACAAACCGGCCCAGGACACGCCTTGGACCGGGCTCATGCTCTACGAATGCTACCGCGACGCCGGAGTCCCCGGAGGGGCCTTCAACTTCATCACCGGCAAGGGCTCCATCGTGGGCGACGCCTTCTGGAATCATCCCAACGTCCACGGCATCGTATTCACCGGCTCCAAGGAAGTGGGCCTGCGCATGGTCAAGGAATTCAACACCCAATGGGTCAAACCCACTCTCATGGAGCTGGGCGGAAAGAACCCGGCCATCGTCATGGACTCTGCCGACCTCGACATGGCGGCCGAAGGGATCATGAAGTCCGCCTTCAGCCTTCAGGGCCAGAAGTGCTCCGCCTGCTCGCGGGTCTACGTCCACGAGAAAGTCGCGAAGGCTTTCCTGGAGAAGCTGCTGGAGAAGACTTCGGCGATCAAGAAGGGCGATCCCACCCAGAGGGACGTTTTCTTCGGGCCCGTGATCAACGCCAAGGCCGTCAAGACGTTCGAGGGAGCATGTGCTTCCGCCCTTCAGGGCGGAAGAATTCTTGTGGGCGGCCGCCGCCTGAGCGGCGGTTCCTTTGACAAGGGTTATTTCGTCGAGCCCACCATCGCCGAGCTCCCTCTCGGCCACGAACTATTCTTCCGGGAGCTATTCGTGCCGTTTCTCAGCGTCGGCGTGGTGAGCGGCCTCGATCAGGCCATCACGGAGTCCAACAAGGCCGAATACGGACTCACCGCCGGCATTTTCACAAAGAACCCGGAGGAGATCGAGAAGTTCTTCGATGAGATCGAGTCCGGGGTCTGCTACGCCAATCGCCGGACCGGCGCCACCACCGGGGCCTGGCCCGGGGTGCAGGCCTTCTGCGGCTGGAAGGGCTCGGGCTCGACCGGCAAGGGGGGCTGCGGCCCCTACTACGTCCAGCAATTCATGCGCGAGCAAAGCCGCACCGTCATGGAGTGA
- a CDS encoding aminotransferase class III-fold pyridoxal phosphate-dependent enzyme gives MAYRYPESPVFYRALNRAFPKIVKGEGCWLVDENGKRYLDACGGAFVANLGHGVVEISQALAAQAAKVAYVNGTAFTNEPAEELARELSSLGPKGLGHCYFLCSGSEAVEAALKLARQYWAEIGQPGKTKIISQSPGYHGNTLLALSASARGHYKKLFSSWLVPVPMIAAPYPYRCSCAGLSGKEDCPDCSGDSLEKALIKEDPSTVAAFIAEPVGGSSTGASVPRPDYWRRIREICDKHDIFFIADEVLTGAGRTGKWTALEHYGVSPDIMILGKGLSGGYAPLSVMMTSDRLAEAVASGSGSLKHAQTFSHTPLICAAGLAAARYIKSHGLIERAAKTGEILQARLKSLLDLPAVGDVRGIGMLAGIEFVSDKKTKKPFDRSRRMAETFVDRAQENGLVLWPNVGQAGGENGDLVMVAPPFIIGEDEIEEIVSRFKKTLSETMELL, from the coding sequence ATGGCCTACCGCTATCCCGAAAGCCCGGTGTTCTACCGCGCCTTAAACCGGGCTTTCCCCAAAATCGTCAAGGGCGAAGGTTGCTGGCTCGTAGATGAGAACGGCAAGCGTTACCTGGACGCCTGCGGGGGCGCTTTCGTCGCGAACCTCGGCCACGGCGTGGTCGAGATCTCCCAAGCTCTCGCCGCCCAGGCCGCCAAGGTGGCCTATGTCAACGGCACTGCCTTCACCAACGAGCCCGCCGAGGAGCTGGCGCGGGAGCTCTCCAGCCTCGGCCCGAAGGGCCTCGGCCATTGCTATTTTCTCTGCAGCGGCTCCGAGGCCGTGGAGGCGGCGCTCAAGCTCGCGCGCCAATATTGGGCCGAGATCGGCCAGCCCGGGAAGACGAAAATTATATCCCAAAGCCCGGGCTATCACGGCAACACCTTGCTTGCTCTCTCCGCCTCGGCCCGCGGCCATTACAAGAAATTGTTTTCCTCTTGGCTTGTGCCCGTGCCCATGATTGCGGCTCCCTACCCATACCGGTGTTCCTGCGCCGGGTTGTCTGGCAAGGAAGATTGCCCCGATTGCTCGGGAGACTCCCTGGAAAAGGCTCTCATTAAGGAAGACCCCTCGACCGTCGCCGCCTTCATCGCGGAGCCCGTGGGCGGCTCCTCGACCGGGGCCTCGGTCCCGCGGCCCGATTATTGGCGCCGCATCCGCGAGATTTGCGACAAACATGATATTTTCTTCATCGCCGATGAGGTTTTGACCGGGGCCGGGCGCACGGGGAAATGGACGGCCCTCGAGCATTACGGCGTATCCCCGGACATAATGATCCTGGGCAAGGGCCTGAGCGGAGGCTACGCCCCCCTTTCGGTCATGATGACCTCGGACCGGCTCGCTGAGGCCGTGGCCTCGGGTTCCGGAAGCCTCAAGCACGCCCAGACTTTCTCGCACACCCCGCTCATCTGCGCGGCCGGGCTGGCGGCGGCGAGATATATCAAATCCCACGGCCTTATCGAGCGGGCCGCGAAAACGGGAGAGATTCTTCAGGCCCGGCTCAAAAGCCTCCTGGACCTGCCCGCGGTGGGGGACGTGCGCGGTATCGGGATGCTGGCCGGAATCGAGTTCGTGTCGGATAAAAAGACGAAGAAGCCCTTCGACCGGAGCCGCCGGATGGCGGAAACTTTCGTGGACAGGGCTCAAGAAAACGGGCTCGTCTTATGGCCCAACGTGGGCCAGGCCGGCGGCGAGAATGGAGATCTCGTCATGGTGGCACCCCCTTTCATCATCGGAGAGGACGAGATCGAGGAGATTGTCTCCCGCTTTAAGAAAACCCTATCCGAGACCATGGAGCTACTATGA
- a CDS encoding radical SAM protein: MALHLPINGVCNIKCVFCSADGRSGDFELASLLDQIDRDKTGHVQISGGDPMVKDPAELLKILLRCRQKNKIIEFQTNGVMVTRYNPKRLKMLVGLVDFFNINFSAHTPELDLAVTETSGAFEWRVAGVRRLLELGASVRLNYIVHEANYRHCEDFVRFAARELPGFSWIQFSYCKGMGRARGEKAVMPRFRDAAPYLNAAMGRCSELGLDFDVDHIPVCFVMDHREHHADYRKMRDFTSGVHLSEKQQVADCKPCAMKDVCPGPRRDYIEIYGAL, translated from the coding sequence ATGGCTTTGCACCTGCCCATCAACGGGGTCTGCAACATCAAGTGCGTTTTTTGCTCGGCCGATGGGCGCAGCGGGGATTTTGAGCTGGCCTCGCTCCTGGACCAAATAGACCGCGACAAGACCGGACACGTCCAAATATCGGGCGGCGACCCCATGGTCAAGGATCCGGCCGAACTCCTGAAAATCCTCCTCCGTTGCCGCCAAAAAAATAAGATCATAGAGTTCCAGACTAACGGGGTGATGGTGACCCGCTATAACCCCAAGCGCCTCAAGATGCTCGTGGGTCTGGTGGATTTCTTCAACATCAATTTCTCCGCGCACACCCCGGAGCTCGACCTCGCGGTGACCGAGACCTCCGGGGCTTTCGAATGGAGGGTCGCCGGGGTGCGCCGTCTTTTGGAGCTCGGAGCCTCGGTGAGGCTCAACTACATCGTGCACGAGGCCAACTACCGGCACTGCGAGGACTTCGTGCGCTTCGCCGCGCGCGAGCTCCCCGGGTTCTCTTGGATCCAGTTCAGCTACTGCAAGGGCATGGGGCGGGCCAGGGGCGAGAAGGCGGTGATGCCGCGCTTCCGGGACGCCGCCCCCTATCTCAACGCGGCCATGGGGCGCTGCTCGGAGCTTGGGCTGGACTTCGACGTGGATCACATCCCGGTTTGCTTTGTCATGGATCATCGGGAGCACCACGCCGACTACCGCAAGATGCGAGACTTCACCTCGGGAGTCCATTTGTCGGAGAAGCAGCAGGTGGCCGACTGCAAGCCTTGCGCCATGAAGGACGTTTGTCCGGGGCCCCGGCGCGACTACATCGAGATATACGGCGCTCTATGA
- a CDS encoding aminotransferase class V-fold PLP-dependent enzyme translates to MTTAEAKELDLINIRDEFPALEQRVQGRKLVYLDSACTALKPRAVAERLGDFYLHWGGCGGKRSTHLASQQVQDWLEEARRTAADFISAESPNEIVFTSGTTEAANLLARAFPFDGERREVVLTDLEHNAIFLPFHEACLRGEVSLRFCPSRDGRVDLDALEGLISEKTALVCMTRASNVYGGIQPLAQASHLAHRRGALIFSDEAQYVATHREKVQEVNADFIAFSAHKIGGPFGAGVLYGKENLLNRLKPAKVGGGTVKSVVWERGASPLVEYLDAPARFEAGVPDFAAILGMKEAVDFLRRIPEEELRAHVSALVRRLARGLARFPELRVLGREEDLAKGALVSFHPVQEGFSVADFNLFLNHELGERFIAIRAGEHCAHLLHQRLALPATLRVSFFAYNTAEEVDFFLEAVGSYLRALYEH, encoded by the coding sequence ATGACCACCGCTGAGGCGAAGGAATTGGATCTGATAAACATCCGAGACGAGTTTCCGGCCTTGGAACAGAGAGTGCAAGGCCGGAAGCTCGTCTATCTTGACAGCGCCTGCACGGCCTTGAAGCCCCGTGCCGTGGCCGAGAGGCTGGGCGATTTCTACCTCCATTGGGGCGGCTGCGGCGGAAAGCGCTCGACCCATCTGGCCTCCCAGCAGGTTCAGGACTGGCTCGAGGAGGCCCGGCGGACCGCGGCCGACTTCATCTCGGCGGAATCTCCCAACGAGATCGTCTTCACCTCAGGCACGACGGAGGCGGCCAATCTTCTTGCCCGCGCATTCCCCTTCGATGGGGAGCGCCGCGAGGTCGTTCTGACGGACCTCGAGCACAACGCGATTTTCCTTCCGTTTCACGAGGCTTGCCTGAGAGGGGAGGTTTCGCTGCGCTTCTGTCCGAGCCGTGATGGTCGCGTGGATTTGGATGCTCTCGAGGGCCTGATTTCTGAGAAAACCGCATTGGTGTGCATGACTCGGGCCTCGAACGTTTACGGGGGGATTCAGCCACTGGCTCAGGCGAGCCACCTTGCCCACAGGCGCGGCGCGCTTATCTTCAGCGACGAGGCTCAATACGTGGCCACCCATCGCGAGAAGGTCCAGGAGGTCAACGCGGACTTCATCGCCTTCTCGGCGCACAAGATCGGAGGCCCCTTTGGGGCCGGGGTCTTGTACGGCAAGGAGAATTTGCTCAACAGGCTTAAACCCGCCAAAGTCGGCGGGGGGACCGTGAAGTCCGTCGTTTGGGAGAGGGGTGCCTCTCCTCTCGTGGAATACCTGGACGCCCCCGCGCGCTTTGAGGCGGGGGTGCCTGACTTTGCGGCCATCCTCGGCATGAAGGAGGCCGTGGATTTTCTGCGCCGGATTCCCGAGGAGGAACTCCGCGCTCACGTCTCCGCTTTGGTGCGGCGCCTGGCGCGGGGGCTGGCCCGGTTTCCCGAACTCCGGGTCCTGGGGCGGGAGGAGGACTTGGCCAAGGGGGCGCTCGTTTCCTTCCATCCCGTCCAGGAGGGCTTCTCGGTCGCGGACTTCAATCTCTTTCTCAACCACGAGTTGGGAGAGCGCTTCATCGCCATCCGGGCCGGGGAGCACTGCGCGCATCTTCTGCACCAGAGGCTTGCGCTCCCCGCCACTTTGCGGGTCTCCTTCTTCGCCTACAACACCGCCGAGGAGGTGGATTTCTTCCTGGAGGCCGTGGGGTCGTACCTGCGCGCGCTCTATGAGCATTGA